CTGGCCGCTTCCTAAAGTGGCAAGCATTGCCGGCAGCTTCATTTTTCCTATTAAAAATCCGTTTAATATTCCCCCTAAAATGCCGGTAATAACAGCTATCAAAATGCCGGCGCAGATAACAGAGCCTGCCGCCCCCTGACCGTCCCATTGATTTTTCAAAAAAATCCCCAATATAATAGAGCTTAAATTGGCCAGGTAAACGGCAGATAAGTCAATTCCTCCTGACATCATACAAACGGCAACTCCAAGAGCCAAAAGTCCATATTCTGCAGACTGTCTCATAACTGCTTCCGCCGTGCCTAATGTGGGAAAAACCTGGGGTCTTAAAATAGCTCCAAAAACTGCTGTTGCCGCTAATACAAACAACATTCTGGATATATATGTATCTTTTATTAAAATAATTTTTTTCTGTTTCATAAGACTGTCTCCCGCCTTTTAGCCTTCTTTTATACTTCTCATAGATATTGCCATTCCTACAATAATAACAATGCCTGTAAAGGCCTTCTGCCAATATAAAGGAATTCCCAGAATCAGAAGATTATTCTGCACCATTTTTAACAGCATAACCCCCAGCACTGCATTTCTAAGTCCTCCGATTCCTTTCCCCGGCTTTACTCCTCCCAGAAGAACAGCCGCTATAATATCCATTTCTGTTCCTATCAGGTCTACAGAATTAAAAGTATAATTTGTACATGTAGTCAGCGCCCCTCCAATGCCTGCCAACATTCCAATCACTGCAAATATTCCGAATATCAGCCTGTTTACGTGGAAACCTGCATTGTTGGCAGAGCTTATACTTCCACCGATTGCATATATTCCTCTTCCTGCTAATGTGTATTTCATAATCAAATATACTGCTATATATAAAACCACCACCAGAAGGAAGGCTGCCGGAAGCTTTGACTGAAATCCAGTGACACTGCTTGTTGTGGTAATAAGAACCTTTTTCCCAAACTGCTCCATAGCCGGAGCGATGCCAGAAATATTACTTGCCTTTAAGGGCCCGTTTAAAATGCCTATGAAAAATGTGGAGGTTCCCAAGGTTACTATTAATGTGGGAAATCTCCATTTTGCAATAATAAATCCATTTATCATTCCAAGTATGAAACCTATAATACCTGCCGCCAGAAAAACTATAATAACAGGCCCGCTATACTGAATAGATTTAAAGTATGCAGTAGTTATAAATGAACTTAACGCGGCAATTGCCGGAAAGGACACATCAGTCCCTACAGACACCATTGCTAACATCTCTCCTACTGCAAAAAATAGAGGAAGCATCATATATCTGCAAAGGCTGACAGCCATATTCGCCGTAAAAAACTGTCCTGAAACAGCTTGTACAATACATCCAAATGCCAGTATAATCAGACAAATATAAAATTCGTGATATTTTAATAATCCTTTTACTTTCACCCATCTGTCCCCCATTCTACATAATTTCCTGCTGCAGATTTTTTTCTCTAAGCTCCTCTCCCTGAAACATTCCCTTGATTTGTCCGCCTTTCATTACAAGAATTCTGTTGCACAAAGAGGTCACTTCATTTAAATCATCTGAAGCTACAATAATTGACATACCTTCCGCAGCGTATTGCCTTAACAGCTGGTAAATATCATACTTTGCTCCAATGTCCACGCCAAAAGTAGGTCCGTTTAATATAAGAATTTTGGGAGTTCTGGAAAGCCATTTTGCCAGTACTATTTTCTGTTGATTTCCTCCTGACAGGGTACTTACCGGGTTTTCTTTATCGCCTGCAGCTGTAGACAGCTTTTCTATCCACAAATCTGTTTCCTGATCCATTTTTTTATAATCTATTCTGCCCGGCCACCGGCTGATTTCTTTTAATCTGGTAACAGTGCTGTTTAATTTAATTGATTTAGGCAAAAACAGCCCCTCTGTAAGTCTATCCTCAGGAACATAGGCAATTCCTTCTCTTTTAGCATCTCTTACATTTTTTATTTTAGTTTCTTTTCCTTCTATTTCTATGCTTCCCTCTGTTTTCTCCATTAGTCCAAATAAGGTAAGGGCCAGCTCTGTCCGGCCGCAGCCTAACTGTCCTGTAATACCAAGTATCTCGCCTTTATATAGAGAAAAGCTAATGTTTTCGTAATTTCCCGTTTTAGACAGCCCTTTTACTTCCATCACTTTTTTGCTATAATCAGCATTTGACAGGGAGTCTGTACTTTCTTTAAACTCTCTTCCTGTCATATAAAAAGAAAATTGATTTTTATTCAGGTTTTTCGCAGCGCA
The window above is part of the Lachnoclostridium edouardi genome. Proteins encoded here:
- a CDS encoding ABC transporter permease — encoded protein: MGDRWVKVKGLLKYHEFYICLIILAFGCIVQAVSGQFFTANMAVSLCRYMMLPLFFAVGEMLAMVSVGTDVSFPAIAALSSFITTAYFKSIQYSGPVIIVFLAAGIIGFILGMINGFIIAKWRFPTLIVTLGTSTFFIGILNGPLKASNISGIAPAMEQFGKKVLITTTSSVTGFQSKLPAAFLLVVVLYIAVYLIMKYTLAGRGIYAIGGSISSANNAGFHVNRLIFGIFAVIGMLAGIGGALTTCTNYTFNSVDLIGTEMDIIAAVLLGGVKPGKGIGGLRNAVLGVMLLKMVQNNLLILGIPLYWQKAFTGIVIIVGMAISMRSIKEG
- a CDS encoding sugar ABC transporter ATP-binding protein; the encoded protein is MDDNILSVNHIGKSFGGIKALDRVCLNVKKGEIHCLAGENGCGKSTLIKIVSGVYQADEGEIVIDGKCYEKIKPVEAIDAGIQVIYQDFALFPNLTVMENLALNSEIASKVRLLSYKKMKSTARQALEKINVEIDLKKKVGELPVADKQLVAIARALMSNAKLIIMDEPTSALTKKEVANLIQLIFKLKEQGISILFVSHKLDEVFEISDQITILRNGKNIISCAAKNLNKNQFSFYMTGREFKESTDSLSNADYSKKVMEVKGLSKTGNYENISFSLYKGEILGITGQLGCGRTELALTLFGLMEKTEGSIEIEGKETKIKNVRDAKREGIAYVPEDRLTEGLFLPKSIKLNSTVTRLKEISRWPGRIDYKKMDQETDLWIEKLSTAAGDKENPVSTLSGGNQQKIVLAKWLSRTPKILILNGPTFGVDIGAKYDIYQLLRQYAAEGMSIIVASDDLNEVTSLCNRILVMKGGQIKGMFQGEELREKNLQQEIM